The following proteins come from a genomic window of Lachnoclostridium phytofermentans ISDg:
- the galE gene encoding UDP-glucose 4-epimerase GalE has product MKILVLGGAGYIGSHTVYELIAANEQVVIIDNLETGHKEAVHPDATFYQGDIRDRAFLDSVLEKEKDIDAVIHFAANSLVGESMVNPLKYYDNNLCGTKVLLEALVVHGIDKVVFSSTAATYGEPERVPIVETDRTEPTNTYGETKLSMEKMFKWTSVAHNLRYVSLRYFNACGAILSGQIGEAHNPESHLIPIILQVANHKREAINVFGTDYETKDGSCVRDYIHVLDLAQAHILAVKYLMAGGESNIFNLGNGMGHTVLEVIESARKVTGEEIPVVFADRRAGDPATLVASSEKAKAMLGWKPQHADIEEIIESAWNWHKNHPNGFNL; this is encoded by the coding sequence ATGAAGATTTTAGTGCTTGGTGGAGCTGGATACATTGGTTCTCATACCGTTTATGAATTAATTGCTGCGAATGAACAGGTTGTGATTATTGACAATCTCGAGACAGGACATAAGGAAGCTGTCCATCCAGATGCAACATTTTACCAGGGTGATATTCGTGATCGAGCATTTTTAGATTCTGTATTAGAAAAAGAAAAGGATATTGATGCAGTAATTCATTTTGCTGCGAATTCCTTAGTTGGGGAGAGTATGGTAAACCCATTAAAATATTATGATAACAACCTATGTGGTACGAAAGTGTTATTAGAGGCACTTGTAGTACATGGAATTGATAAAGTAGTATTTTCTTCTACAGCAGCAACCTATGGAGAACCAGAACGTGTACCAATTGTTGAGACTGACCGTACAGAACCAACGAATACTTACGGTGAGACAAAGTTATCCATGGAAAAAATGTTTAAATGGACTTCTGTTGCTCATAATCTTCGTTATGTATCTCTTCGCTATTTTAATGCTTGTGGTGCAATTTTATCCGGACAAATCGGAGAAGCACACAATCCGGAGTCACACTTAATTCCAATTATTCTACAGGTTGCAAATCATAAGAGAGAAGCAATCAATGTATTTGGAACAGATTATGAGACAAAAGATGGTTCTTGTGTACGTGATTATATCCATGTACTTGATTTAGCACAGGCTCATATTTTAGCAGTGAAATATTTAATGGCTGGTGGAGAAAGTAATATCTTTAATCTTGGAAATGGTATGGGGCATACTGTATTAGAGGTTATTGAGTCAGCTAGAAAAGTGACAGGAGAAGAAATCCCTGTAGTTTTTGCAGACCGTAGAGCGGGTGATCCTGCAACCTTAGTAGCATCAAGTGAGAAGGCGAAAGCAATGCTTGGATGGAAACCACAGCATGCAGATATTGAAGAAATAATTGAAAGTGCATGGAATTGGCATAAAAACCATCCCAATGGATTTAATTTATAG
- the galT gene encoding UDP-glucose--hexose-1-phosphate uridylyltransferase, with protein MEIKKPSQDWRSNLNVYQAVARLVQYGIITGLIEEEDRIYVRNRILSELQLSDYTEDVQSTSSEAESNIPNILETKVEDLEEILKVLLDYACEQKLIEDSITYRDLYDTKLMDCFTPYPREVVKTFNALYQKDRVAATDYYYKLSQDSDYIRRYRIQKDVKWITKTEYGDLDITINLSKPEKDPKAIAALLHVANTEYPACQLCKENEGYAGRVNHPARNTLRTIPITIQEDPWFLQYSPYVYYNEHCIVFRGEHSPMKIDRTTFAKLFDFIQFLPHYFVGSNADLPIVGGSILTHEHYQGGNYTFAMAKAKVEEKFSLPGFEDVEAAIVKWPMSVLRLHGKNTKSIVELAEQIRIAWQSYSDESVMIYAETEGIPHNTITPIARKVSDDYELDLVLRNNITTKEHPDGVYHPHKEHHHIKKENIGLIEVMGFAILPSRLLLELEEVKTCILEDKNPMDQESTAKHTEWITAIREKYNNLTEDNVDNIIKDEVGLVFCSILEQAGVFKRNVEGKQAFLRFMESIGAKEL; from the coding sequence ATGGAAATAAAGAAACCTTCTCAGGATTGGAGGAGCAATTTGAACGTATACCAAGCAGTTGCACGTTTGGTTCAATATGGAATCATAACGGGCTTAATAGAGGAAGAAGATCGTATCTATGTTAGAAATCGTATCTTATCTGAGTTACAATTAAGTGATTATACAGAGGATGTGCAAAGCACATCCTCTGAGGCAGAATCAAATATACCTAATATACTTGAGACAAAAGTAGAAGATTTAGAAGAAATCTTAAAAGTCTTACTTGATTATGCTTGTGAACAAAAGTTAATAGAAGATAGTATCACATATCGTGATTTATATGACACAAAACTTATGGATTGTTTCACTCCATATCCAAGAGAAGTTGTTAAGACTTTTAACGCGCTTTATCAAAAGGATAGGGTAGCAGCGACTGATTATTATTATAAGCTTAGTCAGGATAGCGATTATATACGTCGCTATCGTATTCAAAAAGATGTAAAATGGATTACGAAAACAGAGTATGGTGATCTTGATATAACAATCAACTTATCAAAACCTGAGAAAGATCCAAAGGCGATTGCTGCTTTATTACATGTAGCAAACACAGAATATCCAGCATGTCAGTTATGTAAGGAAAATGAAGGCTATGCTGGAAGAGTAAATCATCCCGCGAGAAACACTCTTCGTACGATACCAATTACGATTCAAGAAGATCCTTGGTTTTTACAGTACTCACCTTATGTATACTATAATGAGCACTGTATCGTATTTCGCGGAGAACATAGTCCAATGAAAATTGATCGGACTACGTTTGCCAAGTTATTTGATTTTATTCAGTTTTTACCTCATTATTTCGTGGGTTCCAATGCGGACCTACCTATTGTAGGAGGTTCTATCTTAACACATGAGCACTATCAGGGCGGAAACTATACTTTTGCTATGGCAAAAGCCAAAGTAGAGGAAAAATTCTCTTTACCAGGATTTGAAGATGTTGAAGCCGCGATTGTAAAATGGCCAATGTCAGTGTTGCGTTTGCATGGTAAAAATACAAAATCGATTGTGGAACTTGCAGAGCAAATTAGAATTGCATGGCAATCCTATAGCGATGAAAGCGTAATGATTTATGCAGAGACGGAAGGGATACCACACAATACCATTACACCAATTGCTAGAAAAGTTTCTGATGATTATGAGCTTGATTTAGTTCTTCGTAATAATATCACTACGAAAGAGCACCCAGATGGGGTATATCACCCACATAAAGAGCATCATCATATAAAGAAAGAAAACATTGGTCTTATTGAGGTGATGGGGTTTGCAATCTTACCATCCCGTTTACTTCTTGAATTAGAGGAGGTCAAAACCTGTATCTTAGAAGATAAAAATCCAATGGATCAAGAATCCACTGCAAAACATACAGAATGGATCACTGCTATACGCGAGAAGTATAACAATCTAACGGAAGATAATGTTGACAATATTATTAAAGATGAAGTAGGACTTGTTTTTTGCTCCATCTTAGAACAAGCAGGAGTATTTAAGCGTAATGTAGAAGGTAAACAAGCATTTTTACGTTTTATGGAATCCATCGGTGCCAAGGAACTCTAA
- a CDS encoding helix-turn-helix transcriptional regulator — MIHLSLCGYNTHNANYDVIDRPNGSGDYLFLYFIAPMKVTLNHHTTLTKPNACILYSPNARQYYGNVEIFYNSFLHFEVDEEYLSQFHIPTNTIFYPKHYTAINQYIQQILNQSITKDPLYELAIHSLLTELLITVSRDINVPHHKGVTSENILDVMKSVRIKILTNYSKNWTLPEMADLANLSVSRFHYYYKYYFYTSPKADLLETRLNQVQFLLTDQTISIKEAARLTGFEDMPHFTRLFRSKTGMTPTEYRLEFLGTDGFHKT, encoded by the coding sequence ATGATTCATTTGAGTCTTTGCGGTTATAATACGCACAACGCAAATTATGACGTTATTGACCGACCGAACGGTTCCGGAGATTATTTATTTCTTTATTTTATTGCTCCTATGAAAGTCACTTTGAATCACCACACTACATTAACAAAACCAAACGCTTGTATTCTCTATTCACCGAATGCACGACAATATTATGGAAATGTTGAAATCTTCTACAATAGCTTTCTTCACTTTGAAGTAGATGAAGAATATTTATCTCAGTTTCATATACCAACTAATACGATTTTCTATCCCAAGCACTATACCGCAATAAATCAATACATACAACAGATCTTAAATCAGAGTATAACAAAAGACCCCTTATATGAATTGGCCATTCATTCTCTACTTACCGAACTACTAATTACGGTAAGTAGAGATATCAATGTACCTCATCACAAAGGGGTTACCTCTGAAAATATATTAGATGTTATGAAAAGCGTACGTATAAAAATACTAACAAACTACTCAAAAAACTGGACTCTTCCTGAGATGGCAGACTTAGCAAACTTAAGTGTCAGTCGTTTCCATTACTATTATAAGTATTATTTTTATACCTCGCCAAAAGCAGATTTACTGGAAACTAGATTAAATCAAGTTCAGTTCTTATTAACTGACCAGACCATCTCTATTAAAGAAGCAGCAAGGTTAACAGGCTTTGAAGATATGCCTCATTTTACTAGACTATTTCGTTCTAAGACAGGGATGACACCAACCGAATATCGTTTAGAGTTCCTTGGCACCGATGGATTCCATAAAACGTAA
- the arfA gene encoding arabinosylfuranosidase ArfA, protein MKAKLTLSKISKIGTIDKRIYGSFIEHLGRAVYGGIYEPGHETSDDMGFRQDVMELIKELNIPIVRYPGGNFVSGYRWEDGIGDKAKRPRRLDLAWKSIETNEVGVDEFQEWAKRANSDVMMAVNLGTRGPQEAQDLIEYCNFQGGTYYSDLRRKNGFEKPFDIKVWCLGNEMDGPWQTCAKTAEEYGRIACETAKVMKWVDPSIELVACGSSGLTMPTFGDWERTVLEHTYDYVDYISLHQYYNNYENDPDVFLARSLEMETFIESVVAICDSVKAKKHSKKTINLSFDEWNVWFHSHGQDKRIEPWGKAPSLLEDVYTFEDALLVGCLLIALVKHCDRVKMACLAQLVNVIAPIMTENGGAAWAQTIFYPFMHVSNYGRGTALKPILECETYENKISDKVPYVETVAVHNEEKNEVVVFAVNRSADQTIDFSIDLTEFQNAKLVEHTEMIHADLKATNTASNPKNVVPSATGVTKIEENTAIATLKPYSWNVIRFSL, encoded by the coding sequence ATGAAAGCAAAACTTACTTTATCAAAGATTAGTAAGATAGGAACCATAGACAAAAGAATTTATGGCTCCTTTATTGAGCATCTAGGAAGAGCAGTATACGGTGGTATTTATGAACCAGGTCATGAAACTTCAGATGACATGGGATTTCGTCAGGATGTAATGGAATTGATTAAAGAATTAAATATTCCAATCGTTCGTTATCCAGGTGGTAATTTTGTATCAGGCTATCGTTGGGAAGATGGTATTGGAGATAAGGCGAAGAGACCAAGGCGTCTTGACCTTGCTTGGAAGAGCATTGAGACAAATGAGGTTGGTGTAGATGAGTTTCAGGAATGGGCGAAACGTGCCAATAGTGATGTTATGATGGCTGTTAATCTAGGTACCAGAGGACCACAAGAAGCGCAGGATTTAATTGAGTATTGTAATTTTCAAGGAGGAACTTATTACAGTGACTTAAGAAGAAAGAACGGATTTGAGAAGCCATTTGATATTAAAGTTTGGTGCTTAGGTAATGAGATGGATGGACCATGGCAAACCTGTGCTAAGACAGCAGAAGAATACGGGAGAATTGCTTGTGAAACAGCAAAAGTCATGAAATGGGTTGATCCAAGTATCGAGTTAGTCGCTTGTGGTAGTTCTGGTTTAACAATGCCTACCTTTGGAGATTGGGAACGTACGGTATTAGAACATACCTATGATTATGTTGATTATATTTCCCTGCACCAGTACTATAATAATTATGAAAATGATCCAGATGTTTTCTTAGCTAGATCATTAGAGATGGAAACCTTTATTGAATCGGTAGTAGCAATTTGTGATTCTGTGAAAGCGAAAAAGCATTCTAAAAAGACCATCAATCTTTCCTTTGATGAGTGGAATGTATGGTTCCATAGTCATGGTCAAGATAAGAGGATAGAGCCTTGGGGCAAAGCTCCTAGTTTATTAGAGGATGTCTACACTTTTGAAGATGCTTTGTTAGTGGGATGTTTGCTAATCGCACTGGTTAAACATTGTGACCGCGTAAAGATGGCGTGTCTTGCTCAATTAGTAAATGTTATTGCTCCTATTATGACAGAGAATGGTGGAGCTGCTTGGGCTCAAACAATTTTCTATCCATTTATGCACGTATCAAATTATGGTAGGGGTACCGCCTTAAAACCAATCTTAGAGTGCGAGACTTATGAGAATAAAATCAGTGATAAAGTACCTTATGTAGAAACAGTTGCAGTACATAATGAAGAAAAGAATGAGGTTGTAGTGTTTGCTGTAAATCGCTCCGCAGATCAAACCATTGATTTTTCAATTGATTTAACAGAGTTTCAGAATGCAAAATTGGTGGAGCATACTGAGATGATTCATGCTGATTTAAAAGCTACGAATACTGCAAGCAATCCTAAGAATGTAGTTCCTAGTGCAACTGGAGTTACAAAAATAGAGGAAAATACCGCAATAGCTACGTTAAAGCCTTATTCTTGGAATGTAATTCGTTTTTCATTGTAA
- a CDS encoding methyl-accepting chemotaxis protein, whose product MKKKLLNYKIGKKLTTSFNIVIACFTITILVSILGLFLVGNNLNYFYKTPYRNNLAQYQFRRDVQSIMKNILWITNLSDDPNKISQLRQEIDSDMADQEVQLDLLNKNSDAKDLLTELNSAMVANKEARSRVLEYVDAGDFGQAFRSFNEDYSVKANKVLSILREIGAYSEDDVSSTYNQANIIEVIIIIIAILISVAAILIALTVEKLITKQLTTPIFELENVAKSIAEGDLKVNITYESEDELGSLATNLKKMVDTFQHIIPDIEYCLGEMANSNFTIKSKCTEFYIGDFLPILLAMRGIKTTLTETLSQIRDASIQVNSGALNMSQGAQNLAEGATEQASSVEELTATIEDVTEQTTKDAKKAEVAESNAKIISTKADQSKTYMESMVVSMEKISDLSAQIEAIINTIDGIATQTNLLSLNASIEAARAGEAGRGFAVVAAEIGKLATESARAAQTTRRLIENTVHEVESGSRTVKETSESLNDVLSNLDEIINSIHEQVESSEIQSTTMNEIQSAIEQISSVIQSTSATAEESSAISEELFAQCESLDSLIDQFKLEK is encoded by the coding sequence ATGAAAAAAAAGTTACTGAATTACAAAATCGGTAAAAAATTAACCACTTCTTTTAACATTGTTATTGCTTGTTTTACTATAACAATCCTAGTTTCTATTTTGGGTCTATTTCTGGTAGGTAATAATTTAAATTACTTTTATAAAACGCCTTATCGAAATAACCTCGCCCAATATCAGTTTCGCCGTGACGTGCAAAGTATCATGAAAAACATTCTTTGGATCACCAATCTTTCAGATGATCCTAATAAAATTTCCCAGCTTAGACAAGAAATTGACTCTGACATGGCGGATCAGGAAGTGCAATTGGACTTACTCAACAAGAATTCTGATGCCAAAGATCTTTTGACAGAACTCAATTCTGCAATGGTAGCCAATAAGGAAGCACGATCCAGAGTACTAGAATATGTAGATGCCGGAGATTTTGGCCAGGCTTTTAGAAGTTTTAATGAAGATTACTCCGTGAAAGCCAACAAAGTATTGAGTATATTAAGAGAAATTGGTGCCTATTCCGAAGACGATGTAAGCTCTACTTATAATCAGGCAAATATCATAGAAGTTATTATAATTATAATAGCAATCCTTATTTCTGTTGCTGCTATCTTAATTGCACTGACCGTAGAAAAACTTATTACCAAGCAGCTTACCACTCCTATTTTTGAATTAGAAAACGTTGCGAAAAGTATAGCAGAAGGGGACTTAAAGGTAAACATTACATATGAATCCGAAGATGAACTAGGTTCTCTTGCTACCAACCTAAAGAAAATGGTGGATACATTCCAACACATTATTCCTGATATTGAATATTGTTTAGGAGAAATGGCTAATAGTAATTTTACTATAAAATCCAAATGCACTGAATTTTATATCGGCGATTTTTTACCTATTCTCTTAGCTATGCGTGGCATTAAGACAACCTTAACCGAAACCCTTAGCCAAATCAGAGATGCTTCCATACAAGTTAATTCGGGTGCTCTTAACATGTCTCAGGGAGCTCAGAACCTGGCTGAAGGTGCTACTGAACAAGCTAGTTCTGTAGAAGAACTTACTGCCACAATTGAGGATGTTACCGAGCAGACTACCAAAGATGCCAAAAAAGCCGAAGTCGCAGAAAGTAATGCAAAGATAATCAGCACTAAGGCTGATCAGAGCAAAACTTATATGGAAAGCATGGTAGTCTCTATGGAAAAGATTAGTGACCTTTCTGCACAGATCGAAGCTATCATTAATACCATAGACGGAATTGCTACCCAGACCAACTTGCTATCCTTAAATGCATCTATTGAAGCTGCTAGAGCTGGTGAAGCAGGAAGAGGTTTCGCCGTAGTTGCCGCCGAAATCGGAAAACTGGCGACTGAAAGTGCACGGGCAGCTCAAACTACCAGAAGGTTGATAGAAAATACGGTTCATGAGGTGGAATCCGGAAGCCGTACCGTAAAAGAAACTTCAGAATCCTTAAATGACGTACTGTCCAACTTGGATGAAATCATTAATTCCATCCATGAACAGGTGGAATCCTCTGAAATACAGTCAACTACCATGAATGAAATACAGTCTGCCATTGAACAGATTTCCTCAGTAATCCAGTCTACCTCTGCCACCGCAGAAGAGAGCTCTGCGATTAGTGAAGAACTATTTGCCCAGTGTGAGAGCCTTGACAGTTTGATTGATCAGTTTAAGCTAGAAAAATAA
- a CDS encoding glycyl radical protein, with amino-acid sequence MMAEPKKGYEKSPRIQKLMDALYEKMPEIESKRAVLITESYQQTEGEPIISRRSKAFEHIVKNLPVVIRENELIVGSATVAERGCQTFPEFSFDWLIAELDTVATRTADPFYISEEAKKELRKVHSYWKGKTTSELADYYMAPETKLAMEHNVFTPGNYFYNGVGHITVQYDKVIAIGYEGIKDEVLSRKKELHLGDADYASRLTFYDAVIRSCDSAILYAKRYAAEAKRLALSCQDEKRRQELLMISSNCERVPAKGANTFYEACQAFWFVQLLLQIEASGHSISPGRFDQYLYSYYKADREAGRITGEQAQEIIDCIFVKLNDINKCRDAASAEGFAGYGMFQNMIVGGQDSNGRDATNELSFMILEASIHTMLPQPSLSIRVWNGSPHDLLIKAAEVTRTGIGLPAYYNDEVIIPAMMNKGATLEEARNYNIIGCVEPQVPGKTDGWHDAAFFNMCRPLEMVFSSGYENGKLVGAPTGSVENFTTFEAFYDAYKTQMEYFISLLVNADNSIDIAHAKLCPLPFESSMVEDCIGRGLCVQEGGAKYNFTGPQGFGIANMTDSLYAIKKLVYEEGKVSITELKEALLHNFGMTTKNAGLKESSHLSIDIILAQQITVQIVKELKERGKEPSEKEIEQILKTVLEAKKENTESPISTRVSENTSNHSRYQEILQMIEVLPKYGNDILEIDEFAREIAYTYTKPLQKYKNPRGGVFQAGLYPVSANVPLGEQTGATPDGRLANTPIADGVGPAPGRDTKGPTAAANSVARLDHMDATNGTLYNQKFHPSALQGRGGLEKFVALIRAFFDQKGMHVQFNVVSRETLLDAQKHPENYKHLVVRVAGYSALFTTLSRSLQDDIINRTTQGF; translated from the coding sequence ATGATGGCTGAACCCAAAAAAGGATATGAAAAATCACCTCGTATACAAAAGCTTATGGATGCTTTATACGAGAAAATGCCAGAGATTGAATCAAAACGTGCAGTTTTAATCACGGAATCGTATCAGCAGACGGAAGGAGAGCCTATCATTAGTAGACGCTCCAAGGCTTTTGAACATATAGTAAAGAATCTTCCAGTAGTAATTCGAGAGAATGAATTAATTGTAGGAAGCGCAACCGTTGCAGAAAGAGGATGTCAAACCTTTCCGGAATTCTCTTTTGATTGGTTAATTGCTGAACTTGATACCGTAGCAACTAGAACTGCTGATCCGTTTTATATCTCAGAGGAAGCAAAAAAAGAGTTAAGAAAAGTACATAGCTATTGGAAGGGAAAAACAACAAGTGAATTAGCAGATTATTACATGGCTCCAGAAACGAAACTTGCGATGGAGCACAATGTATTTACACCAGGTAACTATTTTTATAACGGTGTAGGGCACATTACAGTGCAGTATGATAAGGTAATTGCGATCGGTTATGAAGGAATTAAAGATGAAGTCTTAAGCAGAAAAAAAGAATTACATCTAGGTGATGCTGATTATGCAAGTCGCCTTACTTTCTATGACGCTGTAATCAGAAGTTGTGACTCGGCTATTTTGTATGCTAAGAGATATGCAGCGGAAGCAAAAAGACTTGCACTTTCTTGTCAGGATGAGAAGAGAAGACAAGAACTTTTAATGATTTCATCTAATTGTGAGAGAGTCCCAGCAAAGGGTGCGAATACATTTTATGAAGCATGTCAGGCATTTTGGTTTGTACAACTTTTATTACAGATTGAAGCTAGTGGACATTCGATTTCACCAGGTAGATTTGACCAATATTTATATTCATATTATAAAGCAGATCGTGAAGCAGGCAGAATCACTGGTGAACAGGCACAAGAAATCATCGATTGTATTTTTGTGAAATTAAATGATATTAACAAATGCCGTGATGCTGCTTCTGCGGAAGGTTTTGCAGGCTATGGTATGTTCCAGAACATGATTGTTGGCGGACAGGATAGTAACGGAAGGGATGCTACGAATGAACTTAGTTTTATGATATTAGAGGCATCCATACACACCATGCTTCCACAGCCTTCCTTAAGTATCCGTGTATGGAATGGTTCTCCGCATGATTTACTAATTAAAGCTGCGGAAGTTACCAGAACTGGTATCGGTTTACCTGCTTATTACAACGATGAAGTTATTATCCCAGCTATGATGAATAAGGGTGCAACTTTAGAGGAAGCGAGAAACTATAATATTATCGGTTGCGTGGAACCTCAAGTACCTGGTAAGACCGACGGATGGCATGACGCAGCATTCTTTAATATGTGTCGCCCATTGGAAATGGTATTTTCTAGTGGATATGAAAATGGAAAATTAGTTGGTGCTCCAACAGGTTCGGTTGAAAACTTCACTACATTTGAGGCATTTTATGATGCTTATAAAACTCAGATGGAATACTTTATCTCTTTACTAGTCAATGCGGATAATTCAATCGATATTGCGCATGCAAAACTTTGCCCATTACCATTTGAATCCTCTATGGTAGAAGATTGTATCGGACGTGGGTTATGTGTTCAAGAAGGTGGAGCAAAATATAATTTTACCGGACCACAAGGGTTTGGTATCGCCAATATGACAGACTCCTTATATGCGATTAAGAAACTTGTATACGAAGAAGGCAAGGTTTCTATTACTGAATTAAAAGAAGCACTTCTACATAATTTCGGAATGACAACGAAGAACGCTGGCTTAAAGGAAAGCTCTCATCTGTCCATAGATATCATATTAGCGCAGCAAATCACAGTGCAGATTGTAAAAGAATTGAAAGAGCGTGGAAAAGAGCCTTCAGAGAAGGAAATAGAACAAATATTAAAGACAGTTCTTGAAGCAAAGAAAGAAAACACAGAGAGTCCAATATCTACAAGAGTGTCAGAGAACACAAGTAATCATTCAAGATATCAAGAAATTCTACAGATGATTGAAGTGTTACCAAAGTACGGAAATGATATCCTAGAGATTGATGAATTCGCCAGGGAGATTGCTTATACCTATACAAAGCCATTACAAAAATATAAAAATCCAAGAGGTGGTGTATTCCAAGCTGGTTTATATCCGGTTTCCGCAAATGTACCGTTAGGTGAACAAACAGGGGCTACTCCAGATGGAAGACTTGCGAATACCCCAATTGCAGATGGTGTTGGCCCAGCGCCAGGACGTGATACCAAAGGACCAACAGCGGCAGCTAATTCCGTAGCACGCCTTGATCATATGGATGCAACAAATGGTACCTTATACAATCAAAAATTCCATCCATCTGCGTTACAGGGTCGTGGTGGACTAGAGAAGTTTGTAGCGTTAATCCGTGCCTTCTTTGATCAAAAGGGTATGCATGTACAGTTTAATGTAGTAAGTAGAGAAACTTTATTAGACGCACAAAAGCACCCAGAAAACTATAAACATTTGGTGGTACGTGTTGCTGGTTACAGTGCCCTATTTACTACATTATCCAGGTCCTTACAGGATGATATTATTAATCGAACAACACAAGGGTTCTAG
- a CDS encoding glycyl-radical enzyme activating protein, with the protein MDDLNVKGRIFDIQRYSIHDGNGIRTIVFLKGCAFRCRWCCNPESQEHEIQTMKVQGKDKIIGTDVTVSEVLEEVLKDRNYYQRSGGGVTLSGGEALCQPEFTNHLLHACKEEGLHTAMESTAFANYPVIERILPVLDQYLMDIKHVNSEKHRLFTGQGNELVLENARKIAASRETELIIRVPVIPTFNQTEAEIAAIAEFAGSLPGVKEMNLLPYHRLGQDKYDGLNREYALMGIMPPMIEEMEYLKKVAEKHSGLLVKIGG; encoded by the coding sequence ATGGACGACTTAAATGTAAAAGGAAGAATATTTGATATTCAACGTTATTCTATTCATGATGGAAATGGAATTCGTACTATTGTATTTCTAAAAGGCTGTGCGTTTCGATGCCGTTGGTGCTGCAATCCAGAATCTCAGGAACATGAGATACAGACAATGAAGGTTCAGGGGAAAGACAAAATAATTGGTACGGATGTTACCGTATCTGAAGTTTTAGAAGAGGTTTTAAAAGATAGAAACTATTATCAAAGGTCTGGTGGAGGCGTCACTCTCTCAGGTGGTGAGGCTTTATGCCAACCGGAATTTACGAATCACCTATTACATGCCTGCAAGGAAGAAGGACTACATACGGCAATGGAGAGTACTGCTTTTGCAAACTACCCAGTGATTGAGAGGATTTTACCGGTTCTTGATCAATATCTTATGGATATAAAACATGTTAACTCAGAGAAACATCGATTATTTACAGGACAGGGAAATGAATTAGTTCTTGAGAATGCGAGAAAAATTGCAGCTTCAAGAGAAACAGAGTTAATTATTCGAGTACCGGTCATACCAACCTTTAACCAAACGGAAGCTGAAATTGCAGCAATTGCTGAATTTGCAGGAAGTTTACCAGGTGTTAAGGAAATGAATTTGTTACCATATCACCGCCTGGGGCAAGACAAATATGATGGGTTAAATCGTGAGTATGCACTGATGGGAATTATGCCACCAATGATAGAAGAGATGGAGTATTTAAAGAAAGTTGCAGAAAAACACTCGGGATTACTTGTGAAAATTGGTGGATGA
- a CDS encoding BMC domain-containing protein — protein sequence MGIYDSMTTEDKLRIVQELVPGKQISLAHIIAAPDPLLMEKLCFQKENERMKAAIGILTMSPAETVIIGADLALKASGVTLQNVDYASGTLVFTGTVSEVEAAMNAVVEYSNRTLSFTVCDITRT from the coding sequence ATGGGGATTTATGATTCAATGACAACCGAAGATAAACTTCGCATTGTACAGGAATTAGTTCCTGGTAAGCAGATATCTCTGGCTCACATAATAGCTGCACCAGATCCACTTCTAATGGAGAAATTGTGTTTTCAAAAAGAAAACGAGAGGATGAAGGCTGCTATCGGAATATTAACCATGAGCCCTGCGGAGACAGTAATTATTGGAGCTGATTTAGCATTGAAGGCATCGGGTGTTACACTGCAAAATGTAGATTATGCCAGCGGCACTTTAGTATTTACAGGAACAGTATCTGAGGTAGAAGCTGCGATGAATGCGGTTGTGGAGTATTCAAATCGCACCTTGTCTTTTACTGTATGTGACATAACACGTACCTAA